CGATCATGTTTTTCTCCGGAGATTTTGTATTTGTCGGTAGCGTGGGACGACCCGATCTGTTAGAGAAAGCTGCCGGTATTGTTGGAACACAGGAATCAGGTGCACGCCAGTTGTTCCATTCATTGAAAAAATTTTCTGCTTTGCCGGATCATGTGCAGGTATTACCGGGACATGGTGCAGGATCAGCTTGCGGTAAGGCTTTGGGAGCAGTCCCTGCTACAACCGTAGGATATGAGAAATTAGTCAATTGGGCTTTGCAAGATCAAAGTGAAGAGGAATTTGTCGAGACTTTATTGGATGGGCAACCCGAAGTGCCAGCTTATTTTTCAATCATGAAAAGATTAAATAAACAGGGCCCTGATGTACTTGGAGGTTTGCCAAGTCTTAAAAAACTTGGTTTGGATGAATTAAATAAAGCGATTGATTCCGGATTGATGATGATCGATGCCCGTGATAAACTAACTTTTTCTAGAGGTCATATACCGGGAAGTATCAATATCCAAAATACTCCATCATTTAGCAATTGGACCGGTTGGTTCCTGGATTACACAAAACCGTTTGTTTTGGTAACGTTTGAAAATCAATCGGACATTATAAATCGGAAATTGATCCGGGTTGGTTTGGACCTGTGTCTTGGTTATTTTATAGATGTTAAAACTTGGCGTGAATGTGGCAACCCATTAGAGCAGTTGGAGCAAGTGGAGCCTCAAACATTACAAAATTTAGCCGTTAATAATCAAGTTCAAATATTAGATATTAGATCCAGATCGGAATATGAAACTGAACATATCCCCGGAGCTGAACATATCCATTTGGGTAGATTAGAGGATTACCTGGATAGATTACCTGGCAACAGAAAAATTGTTTTACATTGTAAAAGCGGTGACCGGTCAAGTATAGGCTGCAGCTTTCTACAAAGCAAGGGGATTAAGAACATTGCCAATTTAACCGGCGGCATTACTGCCTGGAAAAAAGCAGGATATGAGGTTGTAAAAGAACGGTAAAAACAGCTGGTCTTCTATCATCTCACATTCTAAAAATTGTCTGCTCCCTGCCAAACCATTTTGAACATGCCCACAAACTTACTCCTGCTAAAAGAAAAAGCGACGCATAAACAACGACGAGATATTCTACCTGTATGGTTCCTGCCAAAATTGTTTTGGTAGCAAGTGAAATATTAAGGATCGGTATTAAGGCAGTGGTAAAGTTTAGCTCGATTCCAGGCAACAATCCGATCGCAGCAGGTATAATAACCATAAAATTCAGGGGTGTAATAATGCTTTGTGCTTCTTTAAATGATTTTGCAAAAATAGATAATCCTAACATTACGGCGGCAAAAAAAGCCGTAAGGGGTAACAATAAAGACAACACCATCACAATAGATTTTGTTTCGAGTAGTCCAAGAATAGCGTTTAAAAATTCCGGCGGTATTTCGCCAATCTGGCGAATCCCTATATAAATACCCAAAATAGACAGAGCGGCTGAAGTAAAGCCTGCAAATGAAACAATTGTGAATTTTCCCAACAAGATCTGAAATCTACTGGCGGGGGATGCAAGGAGGGTTTCAAGCGTTCCTCTTTCTTTTTCACCTGCGGCAAGGTCGATTGCAGGATACATCGCGCCCATGAAACAAAAAATCACAAACATATATGGCAGCATTCCACCGATAAGTTTACCTACCTTTTCCTTGGTGCTTGCGACATCAATTTGAGTTAGATCGAGGGTTTCAACAATGCTCTCATCTAAATTTAATTCCGCCAATCTTTTCTTTAGAAGCTCATCTCTAAAGTCATCAACAAGTGTTCGGAGTCTTCTTCTCGTAATATTTTCATCGACTGTGGATCTATAGTACATCGAAATTCCCCCCGCCTCATGAGTTTTAATCTTTGCATCAAAGTCTTCCGCCAAAATAAGTGCGGCATCGATGCTATCCTTCAAAATAAAGGATTGTACACTATCTACTTGAATGTCAGCAATAATTTTAAAATCGTCGAGTGCAGATAGTTTTTGTGCAAATTCTTCGGCATTCCCATTTGTGATTAGGGCAAGTGTAATTGTTTTTTCTTTAGCTTTCTTTGCAAAAGACATACTGATTTTCATAAATATTCCCATCATTACCGGAATCAAAAGCAATGGAATGAGGACCATGAAAAAGAGGGTGCGGCGGTCGCGTATCGTGTCGATAAATTCTTTCTTAATGATAGTCAAAATCGTGTTCATTATGCCTCCTCTACTAAACGGATAAATTCGTCTTCCAAAGATCGTAATTTCATATTTTTAGTAAAATATTCATAACTATCGTTGTAAAGTAATTTACCCTTGTGAATGATCGCTAATTGATCACTAAGCAAGCTCACTTCCGACATAATGTGGGTGGAAAAAATCACAGTCTTACCGGCATTACGAAAATCGCGAATTAAACTAACGATTTCCTTTGAAGTGATTACATCCAGGCCGGTTGTCGGTTCATCAAACACCACGACATCCGGATCATGAATGATGGTACGGGCAATAGACACTTTTTGCTTCATGCCTGATGATAACTTAGCAATTCTCCGTTTTGCAAATTCGTGAATTCCAAGCCGGTCAAAGATTTCATCTCGCCGTTTGACAAAAATGGATTTGTCCATTTGATTGAGGTCTGCGTAGTATTTGATAAATTCCATGGGTGTCAATCGGTCGTACAATCCGGTTGTTCCCGTTAAAAAGCCCAGACTGCCCCGAACTTTGCGGGAGTCTTTTACTACATCATAACCCGCTACGGAAACGCTACCGGAAGTGGGTTTCAACATGGTAGCTATAATTCGCAATACTGTGGTTTTACCGGCGCCGTTGGGTCCTAGCAAAGAAAACACCTTGCCAGGTTCACATTTGAAACTGACGCCGGCAACAGCATCTATGGTGGAACCTTCAAAGCCCTTGCCCATTTCCCTTTTTTGTTTTCTGGACAACTTAAAAGTTTTATATAAATCTTTGATTTCGATCATCAGGTTCTTCCTCCCAGATAATGGATTCAAATCAACTGAAATTTTACAATATAGTCCAGGGAGATTATCAATGTCAAGTGCTGAATAATTTTAATCGTATGTTCCCGGAAACTTTTCTTACTCATGTTGAATTTTCTTGAAAATGAATACCAAAAAATAATTGCTTTTCAGCCATATGCAATTAAATTTCATCTATTCAATTAGGTGTAAAATAAATTGAACTTCGATAATTTCTGTTCATATAGTTACTTATACTTTAATCTTTCTGTAATATTCAATATAGAGATTTATTTATAAATGAAAAACTGGACAACAGACAGTTGGAAATCATTCAAGGCTTTTCAGCAGCCTGAATACAGTGATCCTGAAAAATATGGTAAAGTTTTGGGGACGATTTGCGCGTATCCAGCCCTGGTTTTTCCTGGGGAAGTCGTAAAACTAAAAGAGCAAATTGCCAAGGCAGGAGAGAGAAAAGCATTTATATTACAGGGAGGGAGTTGTGCCGAGAAATTTATTGATTGCAATGAAGTAAGTATAACCAACCAGATTAAAATTTTGTTACAAATGAGTGTTATTTTAACTTATGGAGCACGAAAATCAATTATCAAAATCGGGCGCATTGCCGGCCAATACGCAAAACCCCGCTCCAATGTTACTGAAATTGTAGACGGCCAACTCATTTCAAGTTACCTTGGCGACAGCGTCAA
This window of the candidate division KSB1 bacterium genome carries:
- a CDS encoding ABC transporter permease, which produces MNTILTIIKKEFIDTIRDRRTLFFMVLIPLLLIPVMMGIFMKISMSFAKKAKEKTITLALITNGNAEEFAQKLSALDDFKIIADIQVDSVQSFILKDSIDAALILAEDFDAKIKTHEAGGISMYYRSTVDENITRRRLRTLVDDFRDELLKKRLAELNLDESIVETLDLTQIDVASTKEKVGKLIGGMLPYMFVIFCFMGAMYPAIDLAAGEKERGTLETLLASPASRFQILLGKFTIVSFAGFTSAALSILGIYIGIRQIGEIPPEFLNAILGLLETKSIVMVLSLLLPLTAFFAAVMLGLSIFAKSFKEAQSIITPLNFMVIIPAAIGLLPGIELNFTTALIPILNISLATKTILAGTIQVEYLVVVYASLFLLAGVSLWACSKWFGREQTIFRM
- a CDS encoding ATP-binding cassette domain-containing protein, which codes for MIEIKDLYKTFKLSRKQKREMGKGFEGSTIDAVAGVSFKCEPGKVFSLLGPNGAGKTTVLRIIATMLKPTSGSVSVAGYDVVKDSRKVRGSLGFLTGTTGLYDRLTPMEFIKYYADLNQMDKSIFVKRRDEIFDRLGIHEFAKRRIAKLSSGMKQKVSIARTIIHDPDVVVFDEPTTGLDVITSKEIVSLIRDFRNAGKTVIFSTHIMSEVSLLSDQLAIIHKGKLLYNDSYEYFTKNMKLRSLEDEFIRLVEEA
- a CDS encoding MBL fold metallo-hydrolase; this encodes IMFFSGDFVFVGSVGRPDLLEKAAGIVGTQESGARQLFHSLKKFSALPDHVQVLPGHGAGSACGKALGAVPATTVGYEKLVNWALQDQSEEEFVETLLDGQPEVPAYFSIMKRLNKQGPDVLGGLPSLKKLGLDELNKAIDSGLMMIDARDKLTFSRGHIPGSINIQNTPSFSNWTGWFLDYTKPFVLVTFENQSDIINRKLIRVGLDLCLGYFIDVKTWRECGNPLEQLEQVEPQTLQNLAVNNQVQILDIRSRSEYETEHIPGAEHIHLGRLEDYLDRLPGNRKIVLHCKSGDRSSIGCSFLQSKGIKNIANLTGGITAWKKAGYEVVKER